In Candidatus Eisenbacteria bacterium, a genomic segment contains:
- a CDS encoding class I SAM-dependent methyltransferase, with protein sequence MARASTLDHWESYWRGVGDIESTYSTGERLAREILADGPVAGHAVLEVGAGSGRDSLALARAGATAVVLDYSPASLDVVRGLARRHGLTVHLVQADALAMPFRDGSFQVVFHQGLLEHFRDPRPLLVENARVVKRGGRLVVDVPQTWHLYTVMKKVLIAFGKWFAGWETQFTVGQLERLLASTGLRVRRSYGDWMVPGLWYRVTREVLRRGMNVRLPLEPRGPEWWASGWESFRRSLRGRRWTLSTCHVIGTVAERP encoded by the coding sequence TTGGCGCGCGCCTCCACCCTCGACCATTGGGAGTCCTACTGGCGAGGCGTCGGGGACATCGAGTCGACGTACTCGACCGGCGAGCGCCTCGCCCGCGAGATCCTGGCCGACGGCCCGGTCGCCGGTCACGCGGTGCTCGAGGTCGGCGCCGGATCGGGACGGGACAGCCTGGCGCTGGCGCGCGCCGGAGCGACCGCGGTCGTGCTCGACTACTCGCCGGCCTCGCTCGACGTGGTCCGTGGCCTGGCGCGACGCCACGGCTTGACGGTGCACCTGGTGCAGGCCGACGCGCTCGCCATGCCGTTCCGCGACGGCAGCTTCCAGGTCGTCTTCCACCAGGGACTGCTCGAGCACTTCCGCGATCCGCGACCGCTGCTGGTCGAGAACGCGCGCGTGGTGAAGCGGGGTGGCCGGCTGGTGGTCGATGTGCCGCAGACCTGGCACCTCTATACCGTGATGAAGAAGGTGCTGATCGCCTTCGGGAAATGGTTCGCGGGGTGGGAGACGCAGTTCACGGTCGGGCAGCTCGAGCGGCTGCTGGCATCCACCGGGCTGCGCGTCCGCCGCAGCTACGGCGACTGGATGGTGCCCGGCTTGTGGTACCGCGTCACCCGCGAGGTCTTGCGCCGCGGCATGAACGTGCGCCTGCCGCTCGAGCCGCGTGGTCCCGAATGGTGGGCAAGCGGGTGGGAGAGCTTCCGGCGCTCGCTGCGCGGCCGGCGCTGGACGCTCTCGACCTGTCACGTGATCGGCACGGTGGCCGAGCGGCCGTGA
- a CDS encoding lysylphosphatidylglycerol synthase transmembrane domain-containing protein, whose amino-acid sequence MALGRRALLIALKVAFSFALIAILLWRIPLERVADALAAADPRWLMAAAAVMLLSNLLGSYQWWRLLRVADIRIPLWKACAYYHIGLFFNNFLPANIGGDIARIADSSRHGASTGAAVSAVIMDRLIATIALAGLALVTTLPAVDHFHLVMAYASLVAFFVLSVFLLWGLFHTRLLQAIERVLGRIGLGRLSPHLEELALRLEAYRGARAFLARMLVLATITQLMRIGVHALVSRALGLQIPLQYFLLFVPLLAVIVSLPISLNGLGLREGAGVLLFGLIGVDRPRAFSLQFLTYLVAVAVSLLGGLAYLIRIPQRRAAARSLERNAG is encoded by the coding sequence ATGGCGCTCGGGCGGCGTGCTCTGCTGATCGCCCTCAAGGTGGCGTTCAGCTTCGCCTTGATCGCCATTCTTCTCTGGCGTATTCCGCTCGAGCGCGTGGCCGATGCGCTGGCCGCGGCCGACCCGCGCTGGCTCATGGCCGCGGCGGCCGTCATGCTGCTCAGCAACCTGCTCGGCTCGTATCAGTGGTGGCGGCTGCTGCGGGTGGCGGACATTCGCATTCCGCTGTGGAAGGCATGCGCCTACTACCACATCGGTCTGTTCTTCAACAATTTCCTGCCCGCCAACATCGGCGGCGACATCGCGCGCATCGCGGATTCGTCGCGTCACGGCGCCTCGACGGGCGCGGCCGTCTCGGCGGTGATCATGGATCGCCTCATCGCGACCATCGCGCTCGCCGGTCTGGCGCTGGTCACCACGCTGCCGGCGGTGGATCACTTCCATCTGGTGATGGCGTACGCGAGCCTGGTTGCCTTCTTCGTGCTCAGCGTGTTCCTCCTGTGGGGACTCTTCCATACGCGGCTGCTCCAGGCCATCGAGCGCGTGCTGGGCAGGATCGGCCTTGGCCGGTTGTCCCCGCACCTCGAGGAGTTGGCGCTTAGGCTCGAAGCCTATCGTGGCGCCCGCGCGTTCCTGGCACGCATGCTGGTTCTGGCGACGATCACGCAGCTCATGCGGATCGGCGTCCACGCCTTGGTCTCCCGCGCGCTCGGACTCCAGATTCCGCTCCAGTACTTCCTGCTTTTCGTGCCGCTCCTGGCGGTGATAGTCTCCCTGCCCATTTCACTCAACGGCTTGGGCTTACGCGAAGGAGCCGGCGTCCTGCTCTTCGGTCTGATCGGCGTGGATCGCCCCCGGGCGTTCTCGTTGCAGTTCCTGACATACCTCGTGGCGGTCGCCGTTAGCCTGCTCGGCGGCCTCGCGTACCTGATCCGAATTCCTCAGCGCCGCGCCGCGGCCCGGAGCCTGGAGAGAAACGCCGGATGA
- a CDS encoding riboflavin synthase encodes MFTGLVEEMGEVAEVMDRPEGRALWIRATRVLEDAEIGHSIAVNGCCLTVTAIETQRFAVEMVPETLRRTTLGRVAPGDAVNLERSLRLDQRLGGHLVQGHVDGVGTVRGVDLEGEGRRITVDIPATLALYVAEKGSIAIDGVSLTVARVGGTRCEIALIPHTLAVTIAGRYAAGTKVNIEVDLMARYLARLVEQGGIGRTS; translated from the coding sequence ATGTTCACCGGACTGGTCGAGGAGATGGGTGAAGTGGCCGAGGTCATGGATCGCCCCGAAGGGCGAGCGCTGTGGATCCGCGCGACGCGCGTGCTGGAGGACGCCGAGATCGGGCACAGCATCGCGGTCAACGGCTGCTGCCTCACGGTGACCGCGATCGAGACGCAGCGATTCGCGGTCGAGATGGTGCCGGAGACGCTGCGGCGCACGACGCTCGGTCGCGTGGCGCCGGGCGACGCGGTCAATCTCGAGCGCAGCCTGCGGCTGGACCAGCGCCTCGGCGGCCACCTGGTGCAGGGGCACGTGGACGGCGTGGGGACCGTGCGCGGCGTCGACCTCGAAGGGGAGGGGCGCAGGATCACCGTCGACATCCCCGCGACGCTCGCCTTGTACGTGGCCGAGAAAGGCTCGATCGCGATCGACGGCGTGAGCCTGACCGTCGCCCGCGTGGGCGGCACGCGCTGCGAGATCGCGCTCATCCCACACACGCTCGCGGTCACCATTGCCGGCCGCTACGCGGCCGGGACCAAGGTCAACATCGAGGTCGATCTGATGGCGCGCTATCTGGCCCGCCTGGTCGAGCAGGGCGGAATCGGGAGGACTTCATGA
- the nusB gene encoding transcription antitermination factor NusB, translating to MNTSLEGRRRAREAAFQVAFQADLMSESFAETWSRIKEGFHLSEDQSQLVDDVVRTLEQQRGTVDDVLQSAAEHWELSRLAATDRSVLRASIAELIGRPGTPVRVVLNEAIEIAKRYGSEESGRFVNGVLDRVARALRPQEL from the coding sequence ATGAACACCTCGCTGGAAGGGCGGAGACGGGCGCGCGAAGCCGCGTTCCAGGTCGCGTTCCAGGCCGATCTGATGAGCGAGTCGTTCGCCGAGACATGGTCGCGAATCAAGGAGGGATTCCATCTGAGCGAGGACCAGTCCCAGCTCGTGGACGACGTGGTCCGAACGCTCGAGCAGCAGCGCGGCACCGTGGACGACGTGCTGCAGTCGGCCGCCGAGCACTGGGAGCTGTCGCGGCTGGCCGCCACCGATCGCTCGGTGCTGCGTGCTTCGATCGCCGAGCTGATCGGCAGGCCCGGCACGCCGGTGCGGGTCGTGCTCAACGAGGCCATCGAGATCGCCAAGCGCTACGGATCGGAGGAGTCGGGCCGCTTCGTGAACGGCGTGCTCGATCGCGTGGCGCGCGCCCTTCGCCCCCAGGAGCTGTGA
- a CDS encoding glycosyltransferase family 4 protein, with translation MSSGRRLLAVNFRDPAHPEAGGAELHLEWILREAVRRGFEVTWLASGFKGGKPEAEYEGMRIVRRGDWWNFNLILPGVFRREFSSPPPDLVVEDINKVPCFTPWWTTSATSVIVPHLFGATALQEAGALLGIYVVALESLIPWVYRGRRFVVISESTRDDLVHRGIPADRIEVVHCGLDHGLYRPEPAVKKSERPTIVFVGRLRRYKGLDWVLRTLPDVIAAVPGARLVVLGDGPFRQSLERTAQRLGIANAVEFHGFVKAADKVRWMREAWVLVQPSPKEGWGLTVVEAGACGTAVVATDAPGLRDSVKKGETGLLVPYGDRRALAESLSEVLTNAALRDRLASAGLAWAQRFQWPDCGARSLDALLPEGAR, from the coding sequence GTGAGCTCGGGCCGACGGCTGCTGGCCGTCAACTTCCGGGATCCCGCTCATCCCGAGGCGGGAGGCGCGGAGCTCCACCTCGAGTGGATCCTGCGCGAGGCCGTGCGGCGAGGGTTCGAGGTGACCTGGCTCGCCAGTGGATTCAAGGGCGGCAAGCCCGAGGCGGAATACGAAGGCATGCGGATCGTGCGGCGCGGGGACTGGTGGAACTTCAACCTCATCCTGCCCGGCGTCTTCCGCCGCGAGTTCTCGTCGCCGCCTCCGGATCTCGTCGTCGAGGACATCAACAAAGTCCCGTGCTTCACCCCCTGGTGGACAACGAGTGCGACGTCGGTGATCGTTCCTCACCTGTTCGGCGCCACCGCGCTCCAGGAAGCGGGTGCTTTGCTCGGCATCTACGTGGTGGCGCTCGAGAGCCTGATCCCATGGGTCTATCGCGGACGGCGCTTCGTGGTGATCTCCGAGAGCACGCGTGACGATCTGGTGCACCGGGGGATCCCGGCCGATCGGATCGAAGTCGTTCACTGCGGCCTGGATCATGGGCTCTATCGCCCGGAGCCGGCGGTGAAGAAGAGCGAGCGGCCGACGATCGTGTTCGTCGGACGCCTGCGCCGCTACAAGGGACTCGACTGGGTGCTGCGCACGCTCCCCGACGTGATCGCCGCCGTGCCGGGCGCGCGGCTGGTCGTGCTCGGCGACGGGCCGTTTCGCCAGTCACTCGAGCGCACCGCTCAGCGCCTCGGGATCGCGAACGCCGTGGAGTTCCACGGCTTCGTGAAGGCGGCCGACAAGGTGCGATGGATGCGGGAGGCATGGGTGCTGGTGCAGCCTTCGCCCAAGGAGGGCTGGGGGCTCACCGTGGTCGAGGCCGGAGCGTGCGGCACCGCGGTGGTGGCGACCGACGCGCCGGGATTGCGCGACTCCGTGAAGAAAGGCGAAACCGGCCTGCTGGTGCCCTACGGCGACCGGCGCGCGCTCGCCGAATCCTTGTCGGAGGTGCTCACGAACGCGGCGCTGCGGGACCGTCTGGCGAGCGCGGGTCTCGCCTGGGCCCAGCGCTTCCAGTGGCCCGATTGCGGAGCGCGCTCGCTGGACGCGCTGCTCCCGGAAGGAGCGCGCTGA
- a CDS encoding NAD-dependent epimerase/dehydratase family protein, translating into MSHALVTGAAGFIGSHLVDRLLAEGVTVTGVDCFTDYYDPELKRRNLESARDHRAFRMLELDLGSADLDVLPDVDVVFHQAAQAGVRASWGREFAIYAHHNVLATQRLLERYRNGSLQRFVYASSSSVYGEAEQYPTPEDVLPRPMSPYGVTKLAGEHLALLYGKSFGVPAVALRYFTVYGPRQRPDMAFHRFCRALLRREEITVFGDGRQSRDFTYVDDAIEANVLAWRRPQAQGVYNVGGGSQVEVLEAIRILETALGVQARLSFQPRALGDPLRTRAENTRLREDFGAVPRVTIGEGLPREAEWARTLYAGARE; encoded by the coding sequence ATGTCCCATGCGCTGGTGACCGGGGCGGCCGGATTCATCGGCTCGCACTTGGTGGACCGCCTGCTCGCCGAGGGCGTGACGGTGACCGGGGTGGACTGCTTCACCGATTACTACGACCCCGAGCTCAAGCGCCGCAATCTGGAATCGGCCCGCGATCATCGCGCCTTCCGAATGCTCGAGCTCGATCTCGGCAGCGCGGACCTCGACGTGCTGCCGGACGTGGACGTGGTGTTTCATCAGGCGGCGCAAGCCGGAGTCCGCGCCTCGTGGGGGCGCGAGTTCGCGATCTACGCGCACCACAACGTGCTCGCCACGCAGCGGCTGCTCGAGCGCTACCGGAACGGCTCGCTCCAGCGCTTCGTCTACGCGTCGTCCTCGTCGGTGTACGGCGAGGCCGAGCAGTATCCGACACCGGAGGATGTGCTGCCGCGCCCCATGTCGCCCTACGGCGTGACCAAGCTCGCGGGCGAGCACCTCGCCCTGCTCTACGGGAAGAGCTTCGGGGTTCCGGCAGTGGCGCTCCGCTACTTCACGGTCTATGGTCCCCGCCAGCGACCCGACATGGCGTTCCACCGCTTCTGCCGCGCGCTGCTCCGCAGGGAGGAGATCACGGTGTTCGGGGACGGCCGTCAATCGCGGGACTTCACTTACGTCGACGATGCGATCGAGGCCAACGTCCTGGCCTGGCGCCGTCCGCAGGCGCAGGGTGTGTACAACGTCGGCGGGGGCTCGCAGGTCGAGGTGCTCGAAGCGATCCGCATCCTCGAGACGGCGCTCGGTGTTCAAGCGCGGCTCTCGTTCCAGCCGCGGGCGCTCGGCGATCCACTTCGCACGCGAGCCGAAAACACCCGTCTGCGCGAGGACTTCGGCGCCGTGCCCCGAGTGACGATCGGCGAAGGGCTCCCGCGCGAGGCGGAGTGGGCCCGGACGCTCTATGCCGGGGCGCGCGAGTGA
- a CDS encoding bifunctional 3,4-dihydroxy-2-butanone-4-phosphate synthase/GTP cyclohydrolase II translates to MFIDVPEAVKQIRAGRMIIVVDDADRENEGDLVFAAQKATADMVNFAVKHGRGILCAPMSPEIADRLDLRMMVNENTAKFGTPFTESVDARRGTTTGTSAFDRARTLRVMADPRTRAADLVRPGHVFPLRAVPGGVLRRAGHTEAAPDLCVMAGLHPVAAVCEILREDGHMARLPDLERFAREHRLGILTIQDLIAHRRKKEMLVHRLVTVPLPTAEGRFQLQLYESRLEGDHHVALVKGRIAGRGPVLVRVHSQCLTGDVFGSQRCDCGPQLHSALRAISRRGRGVLLYLRQEGRGIGLAAKLKAYALQDQGLDTVEANVQLGYPPDLRDYGIGAQILVDLGVREIELLTNNPRKLVGLEAYGLRITKRVPIHVKPNRYNRRYLTTKRDKLGHLLDLKLGET, encoded by the coding sequence GTGTTCATCGATGTCCCGGAGGCGGTGAAGCAGATCCGCGCCGGGCGCATGATCATCGTGGTCGACGACGCCGATCGCGAGAACGAAGGGGATCTCGTGTTCGCGGCGCAGAAGGCGACGGCCGACATGGTGAACTTCGCGGTCAAGCATGGCCGGGGCATCCTGTGCGCGCCGATGTCGCCGGAGATCGCCGATCGTCTCGACCTGCGCATGATGGTGAACGAGAACACCGCCAAGTTCGGCACGCCGTTCACCGAATCGGTCGACGCGCGGCGCGGCACCACCACCGGCACCTCGGCGTTCGACCGCGCGCGCACGCTGCGGGTCATGGCCGATCCGCGCACCCGCGCCGCCGACCTCGTGCGTCCCGGCCACGTATTCCCGCTGCGCGCGGTGCCGGGCGGCGTGCTGCGGCGCGCCGGCCACACCGAGGCGGCGCCCGATCTGTGCGTCATGGCGGGACTTCATCCGGTCGCGGCCGTGTGCGAGATCCTGCGCGAGGACGGGCACATGGCCCGGCTTCCCGATCTCGAGCGCTTCGCGCGCGAGCACCGCCTCGGGATCCTCACGATCCAGGACCTGATCGCGCACCGGCGCAAGAAGGAGATGCTGGTCCACCGGCTGGTCACGGTGCCGCTGCCGACGGCCGAAGGCCGGTTCCAGCTCCAGCTCTACGAGAGCCGGCTGGAAGGCGACCATCACGTCGCGCTCGTCAAGGGACGGATCGCGGGGCGAGGGCCGGTGCTGGTGCGCGTGCACTCGCAATGCCTCACGGGCGACGTGTTCGGCTCGCAGCGCTGCGACTGCGGGCCGCAGCTCCACTCGGCACTCCGGGCCATCAGTCGGCGAGGCCGTGGGGTGTTGCTGTATCTTCGCCAGGAAGGCCGCGGCATCGGGCTCGCCGCGAAGCTCAAGGCCTATGCGCTCCAGGATCAGGGCCTGGACACCGTGGAGGCGAACGTGCAACTGGGATATCCGCCGGATTTGCGCGATTACGGAATCGGCGCGCAGATCCTCGTGGACCTCGGGGTGCGCGAGATCGAATTGCTCACCAACAATCCGCGCAAGCTCGTGGGCCTCGAGGCGTACGGCCTGCGGATCACCAAGCGTGTTCCTATTCACGTGAAGCCCAACCGCTACAACCGGCGCTACCTCACGACCAAGCGGGACAAGCTGGGCCACCTGCTCGACCTCAAGCTCGGGGAGACGTGA
- a CDS encoding DUF2723 domain-containing protein, whose amino-acid sequence MNDKRAAAAVDRPEPASTLPKSLEPQQRPGTIEKQIGLAAGILAFLWAAIVYFITLTPTVPFWDSGEFIAVSQILGIPHPPGTPFYVLIGRIATLVPWASVAQRVNGLSALASALAVMATYFVGLRLIRLAQGKERTRTDEWIAIVGAFAGALLLAFSDSFWENSIEAEVYSLMSLAQILVLWLGLKWWEAHEQTPTAGPLLVAVYVMWLCVGLHLGVGIMGAPLLALVWVVDKRAGLLFTMPFMALLLIVKGLEFMAGGVLGLLAGTFLVYASQRKLSMPVAVASAMASLYCMSVAFGEKDFSTGTAVVAIAAVFVPLFLLSRRTREGKIILLSLALMAIGYSTHLYLPIRAAQRPAINEGNPSNWERMRDLLERKQYGPSSPLERRAPLMVQLDKEFWRYFSRQWPLFPTDRVWGSLLPLLLGVAGAAYQFRRERTSFLVTFVFVGLTTAGMIAFLNFTDHEVRERDYFFQSGYHAYALWMALGAAWLLRWVSDSFAVENAKRAALAATAALMVVQPILVMRNLWYTHDRRGNEVARDYAYNMLAPLAPNSYVFTNGDNDTFPLWYIQQVENFRKDVRVVNLSLLNTDWYIYQLRDEEPKVPITLSNEAIDQLGAGAVQDASGNVIYTNQYMVAHIMKENRNPDGSWKKPPYFAVTVPEHMGFDKYFSLEGLVYRVNGDTLQPDVDVALTRHNMYELFRYNGLFRKDGSWDSTVFKDENAATLSRNYAAAHMQLALVYEKAGDFPRAIAELERVERMFPGYVDVLVPLGRFYLQARDTLGAVRLFERLTARVPNSSEAHYYLGITLMFNQQRDRAMKALDRAIQLDPENFYAYLAAYSTLNDVGQREQALTYLERWLQRHPEDNETRQLVEGQRGGSSVPLPRPPLPGGP is encoded by the coding sequence ATGAACGACAAGCGCGCCGCGGCGGCTGTGGACCGGCCCGAGCCGGCCTCCACGCTGCCCAAGAGCCTCGAGCCCCAGCAGCGCCCCGGGACGATCGAGAAACAAATCGGGCTCGCCGCCGGCATCCTGGCCTTCCTGTGGGCCGCGATCGTCTACTTCATCACGCTGACGCCGACGGTGCCTTTCTGGGATTCGGGAGAGTTCATCGCCGTCTCCCAGATCCTCGGCATCCCGCACCCGCCCGGGACTCCTTTCTACGTCCTGATCGGCCGCATCGCCACGCTCGTGCCGTGGGCGTCCGTGGCCCAGCGCGTCAACGGACTCTCGGCTCTGGCCTCGGCGCTGGCCGTGATGGCCACCTATTTCGTCGGTTTGAGGCTGATCCGGCTCGCTCAGGGCAAGGAGCGCACCCGGACCGACGAGTGGATCGCGATCGTCGGCGCGTTCGCCGGCGCACTGCTGCTCGCCTTCTCCGACTCCTTCTGGGAGAACTCGATCGAGGCCGAGGTCTACTCGTTGATGAGCCTCGCGCAGATCCTGGTGCTATGGCTGGGGCTCAAGTGGTGGGAAGCGCACGAGCAGACGCCGACCGCCGGGCCGCTCCTGGTCGCGGTCTACGTGATGTGGCTTTGCGTCGGCCTCCACCTCGGCGTCGGCATCATGGGAGCGCCGTTGCTCGCCCTGGTGTGGGTGGTCGACAAGCGCGCAGGCCTCCTGTTCACGATGCCATTCATGGCGCTGCTGCTGATCGTCAAGGGTCTCGAGTTCATGGCCGGCGGCGTGCTTGGGCTGCTGGCCGGGACGTTTCTGGTCTACGCCAGCCAGCGCAAGCTGTCGATGCCGGTCGCGGTCGCGAGCGCGATGGCTTCCCTCTACTGCATGTCGGTGGCGTTCGGTGAGAAGGACTTCTCGACCGGCACCGCGGTGGTCGCGATCGCCGCGGTCTTTGTGCCGCTCTTCCTGCTGTCGCGGCGCACTCGTGAAGGCAAGATCATCCTGCTCTCGCTGGCGCTCATGGCGATCGGCTACTCCACCCACCTCTACCTGCCGATCCGCGCGGCCCAGCGCCCCGCGATCAACGAAGGCAATCCCTCCAACTGGGAGCGCATGCGCGACCTGCTCGAGCGCAAGCAGTACGGTCCTTCGAGTCCCTTGGAGCGGCGCGCGCCGCTCATGGTGCAGCTCGACAAGGAATTCTGGCGTTACTTCTCACGCCAGTGGCCGCTGTTCCCGACCGACCGGGTGTGGGGGAGCCTGCTGCCGTTGCTGCTCGGCGTGGCGGGCGCCGCGTACCAGTTCCGACGAGAACGAACATCCTTCCTGGTGACGTTCGTGTTCGTCGGGCTCACCACGGCGGGCATGATCGCGTTCCTCAATTTCACCGATCACGAAGTCCGCGAGCGCGACTACTTCTTCCAGAGCGGGTATCACGCCTACGCGCTGTGGATGGCCCTCGGCGCGGCGTGGCTGCTGCGCTGGGTGTCGGACTCCTTCGCCGTCGAGAACGCCAAGCGGGCGGCACTGGCGGCCACCGCGGCGCTCATGGTGGTCCAGCCGATCCTGGTGATGAGGAACCTGTGGTACACCCACGACCGTCGCGGCAACGAGGTGGCGCGAGACTACGCCTACAACATGCTGGCGCCGCTCGCTCCGAACTCGTACGTGTTCACCAACGGCGACAACGACACCTTCCCGCTCTGGTACATCCAGCAGGTCGAGAACTTCCGCAAGGACGTGCGGGTGGTCAACCTCAGCCTGCTCAATACCGACTGGTACATCTACCAGCTGCGCGACGAGGAGCCCAAGGTTCCCATCACGCTCAGCAACGAGGCCATCGACCAGCTCGGCGCGGGCGCGGTCCAGGACGCTTCCGGAAACGTCATCTACACCAACCAGTACATGGTCGCCCACATCATGAAGGAGAACCGCAATCCGGACGGGAGCTGGAAGAAGCCTCCCTACTTCGCGGTCACGGTTCCCGAGCACATGGGCTTCGACAAGTACTTCTCGCTCGAAGGCCTGGTCTATCGCGTGAACGGCGACACGCTCCAGCCCGATGTGGATGTGGCGCTCACCCGCCACAACATGTACGAGCTCTTCCGCTACAACGGATTGTTCAGGAAGGACGGCTCCTGGGACAGCACGGTGTTCAAGGACGAGAACGCGGCCACGCTGTCCCGCAACTACGCGGCGGCGCACATGCAGCTGGCACTGGTGTACGAAAAGGCCGGCGATTTCCCGCGCGCGATCGCGGAGCTGGAGCGCGTCGAGCGCATGTTCCCGGGCTACGTGGACGTGCTGGTGCCGCTCGGACGGTTCTATCTCCAAGCCCGCGACACCCTGGGGGCGGTGCGGCTCTTCGAGCGCCTGACGGCGCGCGTGCCCAACAGCTCCGAGGCGCACTACTACCTGGGCATCACGCTCATGTTCAATCAGCAGCGCGACCGCGCGATGAAGGCGCTCGACCGCGCGATCCAGCTCGACCCGGAGAACTTCTATGCCTACCTCGCCGCGTACTCGACGCTGAACGACGTCGGGCAGCGTGAGCAGGCGCTGACCTATCTCGAGCGCTGGCTCCAGCGCCACCCCGAGGACAACGAGACCCGTCAGCTGGTGGAAGGCCAGCGCGGCGGCTCATCGGTCCCGCTCCCGCGGCCGCCGCTTCCGGGCGGACCCTAA
- a CDS encoding metallophosphoesterase family protein yields the protein MLHAIVSDVHGNLEALEACLADIAKHRPESIVCLGDFVGYGASPNECIDRLRPMIEHAVAGNHDLAACGRLRLTYFNTNAAQAALWTEKTLTPENLAYLQGLPFSVRWREALLVHASPAEPEDWHYVLSPVEAQAEMDAYTESVCFIGHSHYPGSFDRHNHQVRYSRNADIRLEKGHRYLINVASIGQPRDGDPRAGYALFEDGERWVKHVRLDYDVAGAMRRIIDAGLPRFLAERLQWGE from the coding sequence ATGCTTCACGCCATCGTCTCGGACGTCCACGGCAATCTGGAGGCGCTCGAAGCCTGCCTCGCCGACATCGCGAAGCACCGGCCGGAGAGCATCGTGTGTCTCGGCGACTTCGTGGGCTACGGCGCCTCGCCCAACGAATGCATCGACCGGCTGCGGCCGATGATCGAGCACGCGGTGGCCGGGAATCACGACCTGGCGGCTTGTGGACGATTGCGGCTCACCTACTTCAACACCAACGCCGCCCAGGCCGCGCTTTGGACCGAGAAGACGCTCACGCCCGAGAACCTCGCCTATCTGCAGGGCTTGCCCTTCTCGGTGCGTTGGCGAGAGGCACTGCTGGTTCATGCCTCGCCCGCCGAGCCCGAGGACTGGCACTACGTGCTGTCCCCGGTCGAAGCGCAGGCGGAGATGGACGCTTACACCGAGTCGGTGTGCTTCATCGGTCACTCGCACTATCCGGGGAGCTTCGACCGCCACAATCATCAGGTGCGCTACTCGCGCAACGCCGACATCCGGCTGGAGAAGGGCCACCGCTACCTGATCAACGTGGCGAGCATCGGCCAGCCGCGCGACGGCGACCCGCGCGCGGGCTACGCGCTGTTCGAGGACGGTGAGCGCTGGGTGAAGCACGTGCGCCTCGATTACGACGTGGCCGGCGCCATGCGGCGAATCATCGACGCGGGATTGCCGCGGTTCCTCGCCGAGCGCCTGCAGTGGGGCGAATAG
- the ribH gene encoding 6,7-dimethyl-8-ribityllumazine synthase → MAQEITPGHDAHGHRFCLVASRFNQVYVERMVKAALDVLRGRGASENDLTVIWVPGSFELPLTCRWAAASGRYDAVLAFGTLVRGETEHFRLVADVSTQGLLQAMMETDVPVLNGVLAVHDAGQAEARTGGALGNRGAEVALAAVQMGRLHREMRPR, encoded by the coding sequence ATGGCGCAGGAGATCACGCCCGGGCACGACGCCCACGGCCACCGCTTCTGCCTGGTGGCCTCGCGCTTCAACCAGGTCTACGTGGAGCGCATGGTGAAGGCGGCGCTCGACGTTCTGCGCGGACGCGGCGCCTCCGAGAACGATCTCACCGTCATCTGGGTGCCCGGGTCCTTCGAGCTTCCGCTCACCTGCCGGTGGGCCGCGGCTTCGGGACGCTACGACGCGGTGCTCGCCTTCGGGACGCTCGTGCGCGGCGAGACCGAGCACTTTCGTCTCGTCGCCGACGTCTCCACACAGGGTCTGCTGCAGGCCATGATGGAGACCGACGTGCCGGTGCTGAACGGCGTGCTCGCGGTGCACGACGCCGGGCAGGCCGAGGCACGCACCGGCGGCGCGCTCGGCAATCGCGGCGCCGAGGTGGCGCTGGCCGCCGTGCAGATGGGGCGCCTCCACCGCGAGATGCGACCGCGATGA